TCAAGAAACAGATGGTGAGTTCCCACAATGCAGCTCTGTGGTGACTCCAACCTTCCCAGACCTGTCACACGGTTGATGTTACACACAGTGGCCAGTAGTTGATGTGTAGGCTACTTCTATCAGcacacacacttttatttttGTGAGATTTTAGTCACATTTTAGTTGTGTCATACCAGTTCATTTACCCCTGTATGATGATGCtgacacctacatgtacagtagtATAATGTGGCCCACGGTATACCTCACAGAATCAGTGAGAACTGGACTACTCAGCAATTTTACTCTCTCAGTTCCTATTAACTCCCCCAACTTCTCTTTTCCCAACTGTTCTCCAtcataaaaacaagaaaataaacttgttttgttgttttttgcttTAGCCTTTCCTTGAATAAATTCAGCTAGTTGTCAGTTTCCTACTTCAATTATCTTTCAGGGCAGAGACAAGCTCACTAGTGGTGTGCAGGTCAGCTAATATAGAAAATGCCTTGTAGGCTACAGAGAAGGCAGAAATATTTTTTGAAAGGGGGtgtatgtttctgcttataattgcaacattttggtaggctatttctaatacacacagcttctcttctgtcattatacaatatcTTGCCCCAGATGACTAAATAAACTATAGCTCACCAGTCATAAatgatagaatgaatgcttcaatctagttgactTCTGTAAAGTTTTCTCTGTCGTCTCTGCAATAAGATTTTAGATTAAAGTCAGTGTcgagatttcagtttccatttaacccatctgaacaggaGGCTTCAGTTCCCTTGATGTGTCATAGGCCTATTTTAAGGCCGCGTTCACATGCTAGTTGGAACTAGGAAACTAAGAAATGTCCGACTTGCTGATTCTTAAACGCTGCACGTGTTTAACAACAACCAGTTATCAAGTTGGGATTTTCCGAGTtgcctagttccgactagcacgtgaACACGGCAGAAGGCCCCATCTTGTGACTGTCGAAATTGTATAGCActtcacaatcatcacacataccATAGGattcatcctcttttaccacttcacaatcatcacacataccATAGGattcatcctcttttaccacttcacaatcatcacacataccATAGGattcatcctcttttaccacttcacaatcatcacacataccACAGGattcatcctcttttaccacttcacaatcatcacacataccATAGGattcatcctcttttaccacttcacaatcatcacacataccATAGGattcatcctcttttaccacttcacaatcatcacacataccATAGGattcatcctcttttaccacttcacaatcatcacacataccATAGGattcatcctcttttaccacttcacaatcatcacacataccATAGGattcatcctcttttaccacttcacaatcatcacacataccATAGGattcatcctcttttaccacttcacaatcatcacacataccATAGGattcatcctcttttaccacttcacaaaatctttcccaaacatgacTTTTCTGTCCCTTCCATTCTCTTTGTTTTCAACTCTCCATGTTGCAGCTTTTCTCTTACTGAATTAAATTCtgacattgtcctttttgcctcaGTGGATCGACATGAACTTTTTCTGCCAATTCCCAAAAACATTTGGCAAATGGCGTGTAGGATATTTGGCGCCCGTAAAGTTAGGCCCTAGAGATTAGGTTTACGCACTAATGCCAGATAGCctaaaaataatgaaagaaaccTCAACAGAGCCTATATCAGCCTAGATATaaatatttcatgaccctaaacGCGCCCACCCCATGGTTATATCCGCGGGGACTGCGGGCTAAAAGTAGGGGCATGTTTTCATGGCTGTCAAGAGAAACCAAAATTaccaagaaaaaaataaaaaatatgtaattGAATGTATCTtacgtctctctgtgtttcagaatGTTCCTTCAATTAGCAAGAGGTTGAATGTATCTCCCCAGAGAAAGCCATCCGAGTGAGCGAAACATCACCCccttgtctctgtatgtgtaagtCGTCTATCTGGTCAAGAGTATGACTTGCCACCTGTAGCAATGAATGCAAGGGAAGGAAGCCAGCGAGCACTTGGCCACCCTTGATTTTTTTGTGTAAAATAAAAGCtcatcagcattgagctaaattGAGCGAGCTCAACTGCGAATGGTCCGTGCGCACCAAAAAAAGGGTCAAGGGAAGCCCGTTTGGATTTGGTTTCTCTCAAACTTCATTGAATGAGAGCAATATGTCATTGACAGACACAACTTCAAATGTTGgatcttgttgtgttgttgtcaggtTTCCTAAAATTGCCACTTTCCTAAATAAGCCATGGAttgagatagggatttggacttgtggttttacttcacTGTACTGGCCAATAATTGTAattgattctgatccaaccataaattcctacattgtgcccctggcctgagaatATGGAAGTTCAGTATGTAGCTAGAtatagaaggctaatgttaactagctaatgtttCCCATAGAAAGGAAGTTAGGAAGCTAGTGAGCAAGCACTTTAGCCAGGTAGCCCAGGACATCAAAAAAGAAAAGTGTGTACTGTACGACAGAGTGATATACTGTTTagtcaacatgaaagaggatGATGGCATTGGCTTTCTTatcaagtagggtgagtcaacatgttttttctacttgcatgaaTGCAagcacagaaatcagaaccatggacagccacatcatatttagcttacctTGATTGGattaaatcattttaaaaatattttagtTGGGAAGAAGTAGAAGGTGCTCAAGCAATGTAAGTAGAGGTGCAACCTAAGCATGTGTAGACATCATTGGACAGGAAAGTGCACAATGCTCGCTCACCAGTAAAAATGTGTAGTTTTATTAGAGAAGCTTAAAATATTGACATTCAGGCCTTCAATGGTCTTCTTCAGGATTCTGAAGAAGGCCATTGAAGGCCTAAATGTCAATCTTTTAAACGTGTCTAATAAAACTATGCATTTTTACTGGTGAGCGAGCATTGTGCACTTTCCTGTCCAATGATAACCTATATTTtagtcactgtattagactaagcataggtggtttgatgatgttgaaatggtgctggaatagtggggGCAGCTCctgtaactctctgtggttctaaatcaatagttatttATGTACATAATTTCAAACTTTTGGCAGCTATCTGGCTCCATAGCATGCAGACGCCTTTATGAGTCACCCCGTGCATCACTAAAGCCCACATTGCGTGCCCCCTATTGGCATAGGGGGAAATGTTTCTGTTGAATCCAAAATCCCCCCTTCGCCACGCCCCGCCATTTGTGCTTTCTCACGCGCCTCCAGCATTTGAAAAAGTGTCCCAAACCTCAGGGAGTGAAAATTATTGAAGCTGTTGGAGCTAATTAGACCCTCAGATAGCCACTTCGACGGAGCCAGGAAGGATGCAGGTTTCAGAGCGAAGTGCTATCCCGACACCCACTTTGATATGTTTGGAGTTTGGACAAACTCATACAAAATCATGGAGAGGCGTGGCTAATTACACGTGCATTTGTTTAAGTCTGATTTCGAGACTTGGCACATGTAACAGATTAAATgcctcccacttaaaaatattttgtttatATTGTTTATAAATATAAGGTTTATATTTTGTAAAatgatagggggggggggtaaaatcaATAGGAGGGTTGTTCATTTGAATATCATGCTCCTTTTATTATTTAAAAGTGGAACAAAGTGAATTGTATCATTCAAGTcaaaacctagtcagttgcagAGCTGCCTTATTCGCCATTCACGTCTCCGGCGCCCGGGGAATAGCTGGTTAACTGTCTTTCTCGGGGGAAGTacaacatatttttacattgtcaactcggagattcgatccagcaacctttcggttattggcccaacgctcctaccagccaggctacctgctgccccggcGAGTGTGTCCCGAAGTTCATGGGTTCATTGATCCCATCGCCACTCTCTGGAAGTCACCCTCGGAGTTTCATCAGCAACAGTGACAAAGGAGGACCCTCCGAGCGAGTTGGTAGGGGCGAGAGGGTGGTTTGGGATTCACCGTCTGTCTTTGCCTAACctgcgctgtccatggtgctgaaaccaCTTGTCCGGCTGCGGTTGCTGTCCACGGTGCTTAAGCCCTCTGCAGCGCAGCAACTTTAGCAAATGCAACCAACAGCTTGACTTCGGAAATCTGTATAAAATGCTATTTAAATGCTTGTGCATTATTTCGAGGAAGAAGAATGGCATCATTAACTAAATGTTAACATGAACCACTGTTAACCTGTGGATCTTAATCAGCTAATCAGCCTTCTACCAAGACACGTGAAAAACATGCAGGTTGACGTTAATTGCCATGAATCTTGCCCTTGAGGAAGGAGTGAACGATTTCTGCTAGATGGTACAGCTGCAAAGTCAAAGATGGCTTTatcgtaaaaattcatgaaaacaaaattgtgctttttggtcttaatttaaggttggggttaggcattaggttcaggcattagggttaggagtCTGATTaacgttagggttaaggttagggttagatttaacaTGAGatgtatgactttgtggctgtgccaccTTTCGACCaccctgcagagctgcctccattCAAAGCCAAGTGCAAgcagaaaataaaaacatgtgcTTGATGAATAACACATGTTTACCCAGTGGTTGTGAGGGGGCATGCTTTAAAGATCTTAATACGGGATTAGCATGCAGGCGAATTATCATAAACCATCAGGTCTGTTGTGCTATCTGTTCAGTATATGGACGGGTACCATAGTGGAGTATGATTGCTAAACTGTTGTCCCAGACATCTTCGTAGAACATGAGGTGCTAAGACCCACGTCCCTCCAATATTAATTGGGCGTGAATAGATCAGTGTCGAGGTAAATTAAGCCATGCAGGCCTTAGTCTGTGCCCCGTAGGACATCCATCTCCAACCGTCCCCACCACAAACACTGACAGTGACACCGGCAGTGACACCCCTGGATGGAGACTGGAGGCGTGAGACAAGAATACAGATTCCCCCGCCTAGGGACAGCCTATTTGTAGTTATAATGTGGAGTGGATGACAGCTCCAGACAGAGTCAGACAAAAACGCAGCGCAATGGCATTCTTAGCTAACACTCCATTAAAAACATGTATTAGGCCACACGGTGGTTAATTTATGGTTAAAATGATATCTATAATCTACAATCTATTTGAAGGATGAATGTGATCTTAAACATGACaacaaattccacaaataaactgACATAATAGAAAACATAATTTATTGAAATACTTATATTCAATGGACGTAGTGTACTGGAATAAGCTATTATATGACATAAAACATTTTTGTAACATACGGACCTTGGTGGAACAATGAATATGACGTCTGACTCCTTACTTCCATCTTTGTTGCTTATTTTTTATACGTATATATTTTAATAGGCTATATATCTTGAGTGGAAACAGACAGATTTTCAAGCAAAATACACCACATCACACGGAAATGTCTTCTGTATACGGGCGAATGGCATGTCTTGGCTCCCCAAACCCCACAAATATACAAACAAATGACGCACAACCGCTTACAGGGGCGCCCGGACAACGGGCAACTTGCTCTAGGTATGATAGAGTCTAATAATTATAGTAGAGTTCACATCCCTGTATGTCTAGATTTAGTCCGGATACAAAATGAAACCGGAAAACGTGCTGTACTTGTTGTTGTTTCCCCCATGCGCCTTGCCTCCGTCCAACTTGATGTAGATCTCGTCCCCGGAGTCTAGATGAAGCACTACACTGTTGCTGGCGTAGTCATAGTTCTGGTCTGCGTCTTGGGCTATTGCACTGGCGCGGACCTGCGGATAAGATACATTATTAGAGTAGTGAAGGACTTTGCAACATTAATTATTAGGCTATTGAGTAACTCGTGTCCACCCTTGACCCAATGTTGAAACATTATAGATTCTCCACTTTGAACCTACCAAACTAATAAAGGACGTCTTGTTTGTTTATGTTGGCAATGTGCATAGGCTAGACAGCTCAAACGGCTCCAGATGGTTTGACCAGGGTAGGGCTAACCGCTACAGTAGACGACAATGGTCTTGTAAAAAACACCAAGCGATTCGTTTGTCCTTGCTGGTGAATGAAGTGGCCCAAGCCTCTTCATTCACTGACTGAACTCACTGAGTGAGATTAAGTGCACGGAGTAGATGCCGTTTTAGAGAGACAAGCGCTTTCTGCGCGTAAAAACTCTCCAATATCAATCTGGATCAATGCACAGTGAATGCGGCCGCTCTCCTTCAATTACATAAGTGTATAGCATATCATGTTGACTTTGCATAAGAGGAAATATAATTGCGTAATATAAGGTATAGCCTACCTGACCGTTTTTACACAAATCTGCCCACATACTGGTCCCGTCGCCTCCACGCATTAACACATGGTATGTAAAGTAGTAGATCCCGGACACTTCACACGTGAACTTGCCGGTAGACGGGTCGTAATGGTTCCCCAGGTTTGTCACCACGTCGTCGAACCTTAGCACCTCGTATCCCTCGTGGGGGTTTTTCAGACCCACGTAAAATGCGATTTTTGTGCCGCCAATTGCGGAGTCTCGGTCCTCGCCATTCTCGGTCCTAGCGCTACTCACGGTCCCTTTAGCCGTCTCCCCCGTGGTAAGGCCGGGATAACCCGGTTTCCCCGAGTTCCCCCTGTCCCCCGGCGGTCCTCTTGGACCGGGTGGACCCGGTTCGCCTGGCGGACCTCTCGGTCCTGGTTTCCCCGGACGACCTGGATCGCCTTTAGTCCCATGCGAGAACGCCGGGGATGGGATGGCGCTCAGGTCCTGCATGACTTCCAGAGCATTGGCGCTGGGTTTGGGGTTGTATGGATCACATATCATCCTACAGGTGCCCATCATCTCGTAGTGTGCGTCCGTCTTGGATGCTTGGACCAGCAGCGGTATCGCTATGATAAGTGCTAACACCATGACGATGCCAACCACAGCAGCAACAACACGCTTCCTCTGGAGAGTCCGAGAAGCAAGCGCTAAAAAGTCTGTTTTGCTTTGGGAAGTAATGGTGAAAGGTTGTGATTGCGCTCAAATTCAATGCAGAAAAAGCAAGTGCTCCAAAAACGAATCACTCTATTCAAggaatattaaaaaaaatatgaaaacaaCAAATGTGTTGTAACCTTAAGCTTAGTTCACCTTGGGGCGCTTAACGCTATGCCAGTATCACTACGCTTCACAGAGTTGACAGGGGAAGTATTCGTTTTGGCATGGCTGGACACTCGCTGGATTTCGGAGCTGAATAGAAAAAGCTTCGAGCGATTTCTGCCCGTCTGCAACAACAGAGGGGAGTAGAGCGGCGCTGACGTAACAGAAGTTGAGGGCAAAGCTTGTTGCCATTTAGATTAAGACTGCAATAATAATCATGCCATCTATATGTATGAATTATTGAATTATACATCCTCTGCACCTACCAGGAGAATATTAGATCAGAAAGCGTCTCTAATTCTTAAAAGTATAATGGGGGAGGGGTAGGGGGGTTCTAAgatgacatatggaattgttttaaaagCCTCACTAACACTTAAACCCCATTATTGAAATGTTGACAGTGAATTCTCTCCCCTTTATTTCTGATTATTTGAGAGAAGACACatctacagtgctttcagaaagtattcacaactcttttgactttttccacatgttgatgtgttacaaagtgggattaaaattgatttaattgtgcttttttgtcaatgatctacacaaaatattctaatgtcaaagtgaaagaaaccttttaacatttaaaaaaataacggAAATTAAAACACTAatatgttagaatcacatttggtagcaccaatcgagagcatcctgtcgggctgtatcaccgcctggtacggcaactgctccgcccacaaccgtaaggctctccagagggtagtgatgtctgcacaacgcatcaccgggggcaaactacctgccctccaggacacctacaccacccgatgtcacaggaaggccataaagatcatcaaggacaacaaccacccgagccactgcctgttcaccccgctatcatccagaaggcgaggtcagtacaggtgcatcaaagctgggaccgagagactgaaaaacagcttctatctcaaggctatcagactgtcaaacagccaccactaacattgagtggctgctgccaacacactgactcaactccagccacttaaTAATGGGAAtggatgggaaatgatgtaaaatatatcactagccactttaaacaatgctacctaatataatgtttacataccctacattattcatctcatatgtatatgtatatactgtactctatatcatctactgcatctttatgtaatacatgtatcactagccactttaactatgccactttgtttacatactcatctcatatgtacatactgcactcatatgtatatactgcctatgccgctctgtaccatcactcattcatatatctttatgtacatattctttatccccttacacttgtgtctataaggtagtagttttggaattgttagctagattacttgttggttattactgcattgtcggaactagaagcacaagcatttcgctacactcgcattaacatctgctgaccatgtgtatgtgacaaatacatttgatttgatttacagctgtgagtctttattggaagtctctaagagctttccacacctggattgtacaatattttctcAAAATAATTCTTAAccttctgtcaagttggttgttgatcattgctagacagccattttcatgtcaagaatttgtctcccagtgtctgttggaaagtagactgaaccaaGTTCCTCTAgggttttgcctgtgcttagctctattccatttatttttatcataattaacccctagtccttgctgatgacaagcatacgtataacatgatgcagccaccaccatgtttgaaaatatgaagagtggtaatccgtgatgtgttgtactggatttgccccaaacataacgctctGTATTTAGGAAATAAAGAACatttctttgccatattttttgtagttttactttagagccttattgcaaacaggatgcatgattttgaatatatttttatgctgtacaggcttccttcttttcaatctgtcatttatgtaagtattgtaaagtaactacaatgttgaaccatcctcagttatctcctattAAActcggtttccttcctctccggcaactgagttaggaagggtgcatttatctttgtagtgactgggtgtattgatacaccaaacaaagtgtaatgaataacttcaccatgctcaaaattATATGCAATGTCAGCTTTTTTTATTTTCACCCATCTACCAATTGTTGCTTTTCTTTGTGAACcatttgaaaacctccctggtctttgtggttgaatccgtgcttgaaattcactgctcaactgagggaccttatgtGAGGACAGATGCTGGGAGTCttgaagcaagtacagggagtgaatatttaataaataaccgacatgaaacaaaacaaggaCAGGGGGAGCAAAACGACATGAATGCTGACACGGGGCTTAAATTGAACAATAGACATatataggggaggcaatcaataagtgaaggagtccaggtgagtccaatgaagtaCTGATGCgcttaacgatggtgacaggtgtgcgtattGATGGGCCGCCTGGTGCCCTCGAgcaccagagagggggagcaggagcaggagcaggcgtAACACCTTACAGATGattgtgtgaggtacagagatggggtagtcatttaaaaatcatgttaaaaccaattattgcacacatagtgagtccatgcaacttactatTTTAgttttacaaaatgtggaaagagtcaagggttgtgaatactttctgaaggcactgcgaGTGCACGTTTTTGTTATAAATGTGTCCTGGGAAATGGCATTATTTAGTTAAAGATCCCAATTCCCCCTTTATATTCAATGCATCAAGGTGAGGAAGGTATCCATTCCAAAGAAGAATCAAAGAATATTGGAGAAAATAATCTACATCTGTGATAATACCAAAAGCCATACACTGTAACGGAAAACTCATTGAAACTGTCATTTTGGGTAAcatcaaaaacacaaaaaaatgtaatcattaAATCATTTGTA
The genomic region above belongs to Oncorhynchus mykiss isolate Arlee chromosome 3, USDA_OmykA_1.1, whole genome shotgun sequence and contains:
- the c1ql2 gene encoding complement C1q-like protein 2 gives rise to the protein MVLALIIAIPLLVQASKTDAHYEMMGTCRMICDPYNPKPSANALEVMQDLSAIPSPAFSHGTKGDPGRPGKPGPRGPPGEPGPPGPRGPPGDRGNSGKPGYPGLTTGETAKGTVSSARTENGEDRDSAIGGTKIAFYVGLKNPHEGYEVLRFDDVVTNLGNHYDPSTGKFTCEVSGIYYFTYHVLMRGGDGTSMWADLCKNGQVRASAIAQDADQNYDYASNSVVLHLDSGDEIYIKLDGGKAHGGNNNKYSTFSGFILYPD